One window from the genome of Oscillatoria sp. FACHB-1406 encodes:
- a CDS encoding DUF2232 domain-containing protein, whose protein sequence is MVETAFLASTASLIWLINYYFPLGPLLRIFFPLPIALLYMRRGFRAAWMAALVSGLLLSILMGPNRSILYVMPFGLMGVQLGAVWRRGLGWGVSIALGTLLGSIGFFFRFWVLSVLLGEDLWLYTIAQITSLAEWIYLRLGLLAKPDILFIQGIAIGSVIVSNLIYLFVVHLVAVLLFDRLKTPIPRPPAWVRTLIEYDY, encoded by the coding sequence ATGGTAGAAACTGCATTTTTAGCAAGTACGGCTAGTTTAATCTGGCTAATTAATTATTATTTCCCTTTGGGGCCGTTGCTCCGAATTTTCTTTCCGCTCCCAATCGCGTTATTGTATATGCGGCGAGGTTTCCGCGCGGCTTGGATGGCTGCTTTAGTTTCCGGACTGCTGTTATCGATTTTGATGGGGCCTAATCGCAGTATTTTATACGTGATGCCATTTGGTTTGATGGGCGTTCAATTGGGGGCAGTTTGGCGCAGGGGATTGGGTTGGGGCGTTTCGATCGCATTGGGAACGTTGTTGGGAAGCATCGGTTTCTTTTTTCGGTTTTGGGTACTCTCGGTATTATTGGGAGAAGATTTATGGCTCTACACGATCGCTCAAATTACGAGCCTTGCTGAATGGATATACCTGCGTTTGGGACTGCTGGCTAAACCCGATATTTTATTCATTCAAGGAATTGCCATCGGCTCGGTTATTGTGAGCAATTTAATTTATTTATTTGTCGTTCACTTGGTTGCTGTCTTACTCTTCGATCGCTTGAAAACTCCAATTCCGCGACCGCCAGCTTGGGTGCGAACTTTGATCGAATACGATTATTAA